AACAAACCATTCTGGCAACAGGAGGCTGCGGACAGGTCTATCGGGAAACAACCAATCCTCCCGGAGCGACGGGGGATGGTGTGGCAATGGCCTGCCGTGCAGGTGTGATTATTCAGGATATGGAGTTTGTGCAGTTTCATCCCACAACACTCTATATTGCCGGCGCTACACGATTCCTCATTTCAGAAACGGTCCGGGGAGAAGGTGGTCTGTTGCGAAACAAAAGGGAAGAGCGGTTTATGCCCAACTATCACCCTTTAGCGGAACTGGCGCCCAGAGACGTTGTCAGCCTGAGCATCCTTAAGGAAATGCAAAAAACTGATGATGCCTATGTATATCTGGACATCCGGCATATTCCGCAAAAGAAGCTGTATTATCGATTTCCCAAAATTAAAGAAATTTGCGCCTCGTTCGGAATAGACATTGCCAGAGACCTGATTCCTGTACGCCCAAGCGCACACTATATGATTGGAGGGATACTGGTAGATCTTTTTTGCAGGACCAATATCAAACGATTGTATGCCTGCGGTGAAGTTGCATGTACAGGGATGCATGGGGCGAACCGGCTGGGAAGCAACTCTCTGCTTGAAGGCTTGGTATCAGGATATACTGCAGGGACAACGGCAAGCAAGTCAATAAAAAAACCTTATAAGGAATTTTTGCCGGAAACTATCTCCGCATCTTCAGGGCTGCCAGGGATCAGCAGGTTAAACCTCCATGATATGAAAAATTCTCTCAAGAGCCTTATGTGGAGAGATGCCGGGATAGAGCGCGAGGCAAAACATTTGATTGATGCACAGGAAATGATTGGCATGTGGAGTACTTATGTTATGGATAAAGAGTTTTCCTGCCCTGCGGGCTGGGAATTACAAAATATGCTTCTTGTTTCCAAGCTCATTGTCTCGTCTGCAAGTGAACGCAAGGAATCCCGTGGTGTCCATCATCGTACCGATTATCCGGAAACAGATAATATTCACTGGAAGAAGCATATAAAGATAAAAAATTAAGAAGCTTAACGGTAACATTTTTCTGTTAATGTTACACCAATGTGGCACTTTTTATTGGTGAGAAGTGTTAAATTATAATAAAGGCAGGTAGAGGCTATTAAAAGATCTAAATCACCAATCATTGTTTTCATCTGTCTCATTTTGCCTCTTTCTTTTTCAAAAATTGCCTTCAGTTTTATTGTGGTAGACCGGGCATTGGAGTATCCAAAATAACCGTTTGGAAAGACCTAACCGAACAACGTTCTATGAGTTTAATGATACGATATTTAACAGGAAAAACAATCCCCCTTCGTTTTCCTTTCGTTTTTCCTTGACAACTATTGGTTAAGCAATTACAGTACAAATTTTTGCGGCATTTTTATAAAAAAGAGTCTCTTCCGGTGAAATTTTTAACGGAATATATAACCTTTACGACAAAGAAGCATCGGGAACTGGTAAACATCACGAAAGATGTGCAGAAGGCCCTCCAAAAGAGTTGTATTCATGAGGGAATGATCCTGGTTTCAGCTATGCATATAACTGCGGGGGTATTCATTAACGATGCGGAATCGGGACTGTATCAGGATATTGAAGAGTGGCTGCAAAAACTGGCGCCGGAAGGCCCCGATTACTATCACCATAGGACAGGAGAAGTAAACGGGGATGCGCACCTCAAAAACCTCCTCGTGGGGCACCAGGTGATTGTCCCTGTAACGGAAGGATATCTGGACCTGGGTCCATGGCAACAAATATTCTACGCGGAGTTTGACGGGCAACGTCCAAAGAGATTGATTATAAAAGTAATGGGAGAATAATAAAAAGGGCAAAATGGCAATAAATTACTCTTGCTCAAAGTCAAAAAAAAGCCTTAATGAAGAGGCTCCGTGCGTTCTTGCCTGTCCGATACGACAGGATGCCCGTGATTATGTCCAGCTCATTGCCAGAGGGCTTTTTAAGGAAGCATTCAAACTGGTAAGAGAACGAAACGCGCTTCCTGCATTGTGCGGCAGGATCTGTACGCATCCCTGCGAAACAAAATGTCGAAGGAACAGCCTGGATGCCCCAATCGCAATAGCATGGCTCAAACGATTTCTCGGAGACAACTATTCAGAGGAAATCGGGAAATCTTCCGGTGAAAAATACCCGGAAAGGATTGCCATTATTGGCGCCGGCCCTGCAGGACTTGCCGCGGCAAACGATCTGGCGCTTTTAGGGTATTCATGTACAATCTTTGAATCAAATGCTGCTCCGGGTGGTATGCTCAGAATGGGAGTGCCAATGTACCGGTTGCCGAGAAGGTCCATAGATAAAGAAGTAGAATCAATAAAAAAGTTAGGTGTCGAAATTAATTATAATACGACGTTGGGCGTTGACATTACCCTCGACAGTTTGAAAAAAGAAGGGTATGTGGCTATTTTCATCAGCGTGGGATTATCCGAAAGCCGTGTTTTACCTATTGAGGGAAAGGACCTTGAGGGAGTCATCAAGGGTATTCCCTTTTTGCGAGAGGTAAATACGACAGGAAAAGCAAAGATCGGGGAAAAAATACTGGTGATCGGTGGGGGAGCCGTCGCTATGGATTGTGCCAGAACAGCGTTACGCCTTAAACCGCGAAAGGTGTCCATTGCCTGTCTGGAATCCCGAAATGAGATGCCAACAACTGATTTTGAAATCGAGGAAACAATTCACGAGGGAGCGATACTGCACAATGCGGTTGGTCCCAAAAGGATAATCGGAGAGAATGGGAAAGTGACAGGGCTTGAAATACTGAAGGTGAAATCTGTTTTTGACGAACAGAATCGCTTTAACCCCGTGTTTCATGAAGGTTCTGAATCTATTATAGAGGCGGACACCATTATCCTCGCAATAGGACAGGGATCCAATCTTTCCTTTTTAAAAGGACAGGAAGCGATTCAGGTTACGCGAGGCGGCACAATTGTTGTCGATCCGCTTACCTTCAGCGCCTCCATGCAGGGTGTCTATGCGGGCGGAGACATTGTCCTTGGTCGTGGAACAATGACGGAAGCCATGGCACAGGGGAAAAAAGCCGCGATCGCAATCCATAATTCCCTGAGAAATACCGTGTTAAAGGATGAGAAATGGGAGGAAAGACCGGCAGTGCCCGATCTTGTTCCTTCAAAAAAGTACTTTATTAAAAAGGAACAAAAACATGATATGCCTACCATGCCTGTGGGGAAAAGATTGGATACCTTTGATGAGGTTGAATTGGGATTTCCACTGGATGTTGCGGTTAAAGAGGCACAGAGGTGCATGAATTGTGGCGCCGGCGCTTTTGTGGATGACAATTTGTGCGTGGGCTGCATTACCTGTGTAAGGGTCTGTCCATATGAAATCCCCAAGATAAGGAAAGGGGATACAACGGCTTATATAGACGGAGATTGCCAATCCTGCGGTTTATGTATTGTAGAATGCCCGGCAAAGGCAATCAGCTTCAAAACAAAGCTGGAAGATCGTGGTGTGGATTCCTTAAAGGCGCTGTTTCAGGACGCATCTGTCAAAGACATGAAACCATTGATTGTAAACTTTTATTGTCAATATGGCTCATATAGTAAAAATAAAAACAACGCGGTAGACAGTGTAATAGAGAAACATGTGAAACGGGTTGGTGTATTAGGACTGGGAAAGGTAGATCCCGCTCTCTATCTGAACGCCTTCGAATGGGGAGCAGATGGGGTATTAATCACCGCTTGCAAGGATGATAGTTGCCACTTTTGTAAGGAGCATGAGTGGATTGAAAAACGTGCGGAGTATACCGCACGTCTTTTGCATGGATTAGGAATGGATTCCAGTCGATTTAAGACTTGTTTCCTCTCATTTCAAACAGAAGAAGAACTTCAAGGGATCGTTGCGGAAATGGTAAAAGAGGTGGAAGGAGCCTCCTTTTATTCATAAAGAAGAAAGATATTTCTTTGTATTCAAAACACAAACATAGAGATATTCCCGTTCTGCCTCGAAAAATTGATATTCATTATTTTTTCCAAATTTAAAATGATTTTTAACTAAAAAGGCGCTGTAAAAATGATTGTTGCCGGATCAAAACCGTTTCAGGAAATAGAAGAGATGCTTTCCGGATTCAGGAAAGTATGTGTCATGGGCTGTGGATCTTGTGTCACCATCTGTCATACCGGTGGTGAGAAACAGGTTACAGAGCTTGCGGCACAACTTCGACTTTCCGCAAAACTGAAGGGAAAACAAAGAGAAGTAAAAGAAGCCTCCATACTTCGTCAATGTGAATGGGAATTTATTAAGGATACCGGGGAAGACGTTCAGGATTGTGATGCGATCCTTTCCATTGCATGTGGTATTGGTGTGCAGTATTTAGCTGAAAGATATCCCAAAATCAGGGTCTTCCCAGGCGTAAATACCACCTTTATGGGAGGTCCTACGAAGCAGGGCGTTTTTTGGGAACGGTGCGCAGGCTGCGGTGATTGCCTTATAGGTACAACCGGGGGGTTGTGCCCGGTAAGTCGATGCGCAAAGAGTTTACTGAATGGCCCCTGTGGGGGGTCTCAAAACGGAAAATGTGAGGTTTCGCAGGAAACTCCTTGTATCTGGCATAAAATATATGATCAGTTGGATACCCAACAGCTGCTGGCAACAATGGAAGATATTGTTCCTCCAAAGGATTGGAGTGCCGGTGCGGAAAACCATCCGCGGAAAATGGTTCTGGACCATCTCGTAATGAAAAAATAGACAAGACGTCAGCATGGAAAATAACCCTCATACAAAATCAGATAGTCATCTGGAAAGAATTCTGCGTAGCGGGCAGTTTGCGGTCACTGCAGAACTGGGTCCTCCACGGGGCGCCGATCGTTCTGTAATTGAAAAAAAGGCTGAAATGTTAAAAGGATACGGAGACGCCTTTAATATTACGGATTGCCAGACGTCGGTGGTAAGAATGTCAAGCATTGCTGCGGGTCGTATTGTAATAGATGCCGGAATAGAACCGATTATCCAGATGACCTGCAGGGATAGAAATCGAATTGCCATGCAGAGCGATCTTCTGGGGGCAGCGGCATTAGGCGCAAAAAACGTGTTATGCCTTACCGGCGACCATCAAAAATTTGGAGACCATCCGATGGCAAAAGGAGTCTTTGACTTGGACTCCATACAACTCATCCAGATGGTAAAGGTTTTGAGGGATGATAAAAAATTCCAGTGCGGACAGGAATTAAAGGATTGTGAGCCACGTTTTTTTATAGGCGCGGCGGAAAATCCGTTTGCGGACCCTTTTCAGTTTCGTGCCATAAGACTTGCAAAAAAGATTGCAGCCGGGGCGGATTTTATTCAGACCCAGATTATCTACAATGTAGAAAAGTTCAGAAAATGGATGAAAATCGTGGTTGATATGGGGCTTCATGAAAAAACGTTTATTCTTGCCGGTGTGGCTCCTCTTAAATCTAAAGGTATGGCCAGACATATGAAGCATAATGTGCCCGGGATGGATGTGCCTGAAAAAATTATTGATCGTATGACTGCTGCTGCCGAGGTAAAAAAGGGCAAGGAGGAGGGCATCAAGATATGCCTGGAGGTCATAGAACAGGTAAGAGGAATGAAGGGGGTTGCTGGCGTTCATATTATGGCCGTCGAATGGGAAGAGGCTGTTTCTGAGATTGTACAACGGGCCCGTTTATATCCCAGGCCGACTCTGTAAAAAGTGCATATACGATTCCTCTGCAAAAACCAAGGGGGTCACCAGCACGGATATACTTTGAGCGGGCAGGAAATTGACACGCTGGCGTGTCTGGGCAAAAGGGATTGTAATGCGGGATATAAGAATGGGAACATCACACAGTAATGAAAAAGAGCTTGTGCCTTTTCGGTTTCATAAGGATTTAAAACAAAAGCTGGCGCACCTTTCAGAAGCGACAGGCCGATCGCAAACGTTTTTGGCGGAAGAGGCCATTAAACAATATTGCGATCTGCTCGTCGTTGCGGAAGATTTTTATCAAAAATAATGTTACAGGGCCAACCGTAAAGCCTGCTTGGCCTCTCCTGCCACATAAACCGAACCGGTAATACAAATTAAATCTTCCGGAGAGGCAATGCGTTTTGCTTTTATTACCGCGTCTTGTATGCCTGGTAGTATTTCCGGGCGTATACCGTTTATTTTTTCTATGCTCCGGCACAAATCTTCTGGCAAGGCCGCGCGTGGGTTTTTGCTCTGAGTCACTATAATTTTATCTCCCACCGGAACAATTTCCTTTAGGATGGCATTCAGGTCTTTATCCCGAGAAAAGCCAAGAACAAGAATAAGGTGATGAAATACGAAATTTTCCAGAATGGTTTTTTTAAGAAATCGCATGGATTCCGCCGTATGAGAAAAATCCAGTAAAATCAAAGGCTTTTTTGAGACGACCTCAATCCTTGCAGGGCAGTGTGCCTGGGCAAGCGCCTTCCGGATGATTTTTTCATCTATGGAAAGATACCCCTGCTCCTGCAAAATATCCATCGCGCCGAGCGCCAGAGCACAGTTTTTGGCCTGGTGAATACCTACTACCGGCAGAAAAATATTTTCATAGGTTTGATGCCAGGTTTGTATCGTACACAATAAACCCCTGGTGCCGTCTTTCTCCACGTTTTGTGCCTTTTCGATTAAAATGTCTTTTCCCAGAAGATAGAGTTTTGCGTCTTTTGCCCTGCAGGTCTTGTCGATTACGGAAAGGGCGGCAGGTTTATCTACAGCAGAAACAACAGGGACCCCCTTCTTAATAATGCCGGCTTTTTCGTAGGCAATCTCTGAAAGGGTGTTTCCCAGTATGGACGTATGGTCAAGCCCTATATTGGTAATAACCGATACCTGTGGTATTACCACATTTGTGGAGTCCAGACGGCCACCCAAGCCTACTTCCAAAACAGCCATTGATACCTGTCTCATCTTAAAATAGAGCATTCCTATAACAGTAAGAATCTCGAAAAAAGTAGGGGAGGCTTTGGGCTCTGTTTCTTGTAATTGCTGGATATAAGGACGTAAAATACTTATACAAGAAATAAAATCCGCTTCAGATATATGCCGGTGGTTTATCTGAATGCGTTCTTTCAGATCAATGATATGAGGGGAGGTAAAAAGTCCCGTTGTCAGTCCGGCATTTTCCAGAATGGTCGAAATCATGATGGCGGTAGAGCCTTTTCCCTTTGTGCCCGTTATATGAACAGATGGGAAATTTTTATGGGGATTTTCCACATAGGCGAGAAATTTTTCCATTCTGTCTAAACTGAAAGTTGAGGCGTTGTATTGATAACTGATCAATTTTTCATAATCTAAGGCATTATGCAGAAAAGACACTGCCTCTTCATAGATTTGAAAATAATTTTTATTGTTTGTCTTCACGGTTTTTAGTGTAAAATGAGGACGTTTGCGATAGCGCTTTTATTTGAGAAGACCACTTCTTTTTACCGGATAAAAATTAAAACTCGTATGCAAATTATACCCATTAATCTTTCCAGCAATGGTTACAGTATTTATATTAGCCGGGGGCTTCTCAACACATTTGGAGAGATCCTGGTTCAAGAAACAGGGCCCTGTAAGACCCTTTTGATTACTGACAAAAACATGGAATCTCTTTACGGCCGTATTGTAACGGATAGTCTCGTCCGGAACAAGTTCGATGTGCGGAGTATCTCTCTCATGCCGGGAGAAGAACAAAAAACGATAGAAACAGCATTGACGCTTTACGATGCCTGCTTTGATCATAGACTGGACAGAGGTTCCCTTGTGGTCGCATTGGGAGGAGGTGTCGTTGGTGATATCAGTGGTTATATTGCCGCAACCTTCATGCGAGGTATCCCCTTTGTTCAAATACCAACCTCACTTCTTGCGCAGGTCGACAGCAGCATAGGAGGCAAGGTGGCGGTAAACCATCCGAAGGGTAAAAACATGATCGGTAGTTTTTATCAGCCCCGCGCTGTTTTTATTGATACAAATACGCTTTTAACACTGCCGGAAGTAGAATTTGTGGCCGGACTGGTAGAGATTATAAAATATGGTGTTATTAAGGATATAAAATTATTTGAATTTTTGGAAAAGTCACTCCATGAAATTCTTCAATTGAGCTATAATGCCTTATTGAAAATTATTACTGCCTCGTGTCAGATTAAGGCTACTATTGTGGAAGAGGATGAAAAAGAAAAGCATTTGCGTGCCATTTTAAATTATGGCCATACTATTGGGCATGCCATAGAGACCCTTACTAGCTATAAAAAATACAGGCATGGGGAAGCGGTTGCCATTGGAATGCTCTATGCTTCGAAAATAGCTGTTGAAATGGGACTCGCCGATAGCGTCGTCCTGGAAAGGCAATATTCGCTGCTGGAAAGGTTGAAACTGCCACTCAAGATGGATCTGGCTTCCGATGATATTATAAAAACATTGTATTCAGACAAAAAAACCATTGCCGGTAAACTTCGTTTCATCCTCCCAAAACAAATTGGAGAAGTTATAATATCCGATAACGTAACGGAAGCGGTGTTATCTCGCGTTTTAAGCACTCGCTTCTGACTGTTTGCGTGATGGTGGTACTCTCTTACGTTACACAAAAGTAAGATGCATTTCCATTGTAACCAGAAATCGTTTGAGAGAAACCTTCCTGCTCTCGATACCATCACGGTAAACCTCTTTTATAGAAAGACTCGCACGTTAAGTATTTCCAGCGTTGGAAATTTTTCATTATTCCTAACCGAGAACAGGCTTTTGACGGAATTTGAAGCGATCTTGCGGCTGCACATGACAAAGGGGCTTGGTATAAGAACATACCAGACTCTCCTTGAAAGGTTTGGGACCCCGGAAGCTATCCTCCACGCATCAAAAACAAAGCTGGAAGCTCTCTCTGGCATTGGTCCTAAACTTGCGTATGCGATCACTGAAGAATCAAAAAACATTGATATTGAAGGAGAAATCAAACTTGCCGGTAAAAACAACGTTCAAATCATTCCTTATACAAGTGATCGATATCCAAAGCATCTTAACGCGATCTATGATCCTCCGTTAATCCTTTATGTTAAGGGTGCTATTCGTGAAACGGATCTTGTCGCTTTAGCTATTGTCGGTTCGCGGCGCTGCTCCTATTACGGGCTGTCACAGGCAGAACGTTTTAGCCGCCTTCTTGTACAAAAGGGTTTTTGTATTGTGAGCGGTATGGCTCGGGGGATTGATACTGCAGCTCATCAGGGTGCGATAAGTTCCAAGGGCCGTACTATTGCTGTGCTCGGCAGCGGTTTGGGAACCATATACCCCAGGGAAAATATTGAATTATCGGAACAGATAGCACTTCACGGCGCCTTAGTTTCCGAATTTCCTATGAATACCCCTCCGGATTTTCGCAATTTTCCGCCAAGAAACAGGTTAATAAGTGGTTTATCCTTGGGTGTCGTAGTTATTGAATCCTCGTTAAAAAGCGGTTCTTTAATAACTGCAAGATGGGCCCTTGAACAGGGTAAAGAAGTTTTTGCAATGCCGGGTAATATTGACAGTCTTTACAGTAGAGGTACGCACAAATTGATTAAGGAGGGCGCGAAACTGGTAGAGGATGTCGCAGATATTATCCAGGAGCTTGGACCAATGGCGGAGATACTGGATGACGGAGATATCCCGGTTGAAAACGACCCGAGAAATTTATCCCTGAATTCCCATGAAAAAAAGATCTTCTCTCTCCTGTCATGTTCCCCTAAATATATCGATGAAATTATACAGGACGCATGCCTTCCCACATCTGTCGTCTCAAGTACCTTGATGATTCTTGAAATCAAAAAAATGGCGAAACAGCTTTCTGGAAAAAGATTTGTAAAGGCATAGCGCCTTACTTTTTAAATCTTTGTTTTTTCTGGCAAAATATTTTGCATCGTTTTGGGTAACAAATTGTAAATATTTGACTTACGTGAGTCTGGTGATGGTTGGGTTTTTTCCGGCTTGACAGTTCTTGTTGTATGGATAAAAATAGTAAACAATAATGATTGTTATCTGTCTGGTATTGTTAAGAGCTTTTTACAATGATACATTAGCCAGGCGAATGCTTGAAAGAGTTTTGGTATATGAAGAGGCACGTGTTGATGAACCGGGAGAATTATTGAAAAATTGAAGAGACCCTGCCATAAAAATATGGTAGAATCACCTATCCGTTTGTGGCTTTTTTATGCGGAGCGATTGTCTTTACCAGTGGTTCTTTACTAAAACGAAAGGAGAAAAAATGAATCTTATAAACTGGGATTCTCTCAATCCCCTCGATAACCTTTCTCATATCCAGGGTGAGATGAGTGATTTGTTTGATTTTCTTAGTTCTTCTCACCCTGCAACTGGTTATGTCGGCGCAGAGTTTCCGCAAATTGTTGTATCGATTACTAAGGAGAACCTTATTGTTCGTGCGGAACTTCCTGGAATGTGCAGTGCTGATTTAGGTGTTGAAGTGGTTGATGACGTGTTAACTATTAAAGGAGAAAGAAAAGGCGCTACTGATCTTGATATTGCCTATTTGAGGAGAGAGAGGAGCTCCGGAACATTTGCCCGTTCAGTTGTATTACCGGAAAAAGTGGACACGGAAAAAGTTACCGCCACATACAAGAATGGTGTGTTAATGGTAACGCTTCCCAGGTCGCCGGAGACAAAACCAAAGCGGGTTGCTATACAATAAACTTATAGATGAAAGGAGGAGCTGCTATGGAAAAAAAAGAACATCCTGTCGTTAAAAAAAGGAAGATTGCACCTGATAAATGTGTTGTAACGGGAAAAGGAGATTGGTACTTTCCGCTTTCAGATATTTATGAAACACCTGAGAATTTTACCATAGTAATTGATATGCCGGGTGTAGATACGGAACATATTGCCATTGATTTACGAGAAAATGAGTTAATCGTGAATGGTGAAATCTCATTTGATGCATATACGGATGAAAAAGTAATCTTGAATGAGTATAATGTGGGACATTACCATAGACACTTTGTAATATCAGATGCAATTAACAGGAATAAGGTGGAAGCAAAGATGAAAGACGGTGTCTTAACTCTCAACCTGCCAAAGGCTGAACACATAAAACCAAGAAAAATAGAAGTAAAAGAGGCATAAAGATGCGCATAAATTGTTCCTGATTTTGCGTTTATTCATAACGTAACACTTTTCATAAGGAGAATGAGATATGTCGGAATCAACATTGTTTTGTCAGGTAAATACCGTGGCAACAGGTCCTGCCGATAAAGCAAAGACGCATGTGCCTGTAATTGAAGTGGCTGGAGAAGCAAAAGCCGGGCAACCTGTTACCGTAAAAATAAAAGTAGGCGAGGTATCCCATGGAATGGAAAACGGACATTTCATACAGTTTGTGGATCTTTATTGTGGACATATTTACATTTCTCGTGTAGATTTTACCGCAGAACTTTCGAAGCCGGAAGTCTCTCTTTCCATAGTTTTGCACCACGGGGGAAAGCGGACTCTTCGGGCTTTCAGCCGTTGTAATTTGCATGGTATATGGGAAGGAACAAAAGACATTGATGTTTCCAGCTAAATTTCAATTCCAAAAAGGAGCGATTATATGGTGAAAGTGAGAACCTTTACGTCTCCCCTGAAGATGTTTCATGTGCATAATGAGCTCATGGCGTTGGATAAGGAGGTGAATGATTTTATACAGGAGAACAACATAAAGAAGGCGCTTTCTGTCAGTGATAGCACAACAAACTCTGATGGTGGCACGATGGGTATAATTCGTGTTTTAATGTATGAAGAATAAATGAGATAAAAGGAGAAATAAGATGGTAAAAACGAAGGTGTTTTTCGCGGCGTTGTTTGCATGTATCCTGGGGACTCTTACCTGTTTTTTCGGCGCTTCTGCGGTAAACGCGTCCAACACAGATGCAAAGGAGATTTATTTGAAGCACTGTAAAACCTGTCATGGTGTAGACGGAGAGCCAACAGACCTTGGGACGGGGCTAGGCGCACGGAGATTCGCAGACCAGGAATGGCAGGAAAAGACAACGGACGAGCGTATCATTGAGCAAATAAACGAAGGCACACCGGACATGATGATGGGATTTAAAGAGAAACTCACCCCGGAAGAGATTAAGGCCCTTGTCGGCGTCATCAGAGGCTTCAAAAAGTAACAAAGCGCAGCAATGCGCATTTTACGGAGGATTAAAAAGTGAAAAAAATCGGGAGCTACCTGTTTCCCTGTCTTTTGACCGTTTCTTCCCTGTATTGTTTGTCTGCCGACAGTTCCTCTGCTTATGGTAAAGAGGGTGAATCAGTTAATGCAAAAAAGATCTTTGAGTATAAGTGCAAAACTTGTCATGGCAGCGATGGAAAGGGCACAAAAAGGGGGCAGGCATTGAAATCTCAAGACCTATCTGATCCTGAATGGCAGGCGTCGAGGACCGACAAGGAAATCCTGGAAACGATAACCAATGGTAAAAACAAGATGCCTGCATGGAAAGAGAGGTTGACACCTGAAGAAATAGAAGCGCTCGCAAAATATGTTCGAAAACTGAAAGCAAAATAAACCATTGCTCTCTGGTTTTTTGCCGTAGTTTTGCGTTGCTGGAGAGAATTTTAATAGACAGGATATAAAGGATAAGGTGCAAATTTTATCTTTGTATCCTGTCTCATTTTTTGGTTTTATACCTAGGATAAATATTCAAAATTTTACGAAGAAACGCACGTCTTCCTGAAAATGATCGGTTTGTTTAAAATGAATTCAAACTGTCTGTCTCTGGGAAAACGTATGTCTTGAATAGCAAGTCTATCATCAATTGGAAACGGAGTTGCGGGGATTAATGCCGCAAAAGTATTCCACAAAAGAGCCCTTCTGCAGAAATAATGGTTTTTTACCCGGGACCATTCTCCTTCTTGGTAGCGACAAAACCATGGCACAGCAGATCAAAATAAAAAATCATGGAAAAGAAAAGCTATAAAAACAATTTTAACATCAGACTTAAAAAAAAGAACTGTTAGGGTCATTAAGAAAGTTCCTGGCTATGAAACCACTGACAACTTCTATATTAGCGTTTGTATTGCTCATAATCGGCATTATAGCGACTGCTCATATCCTGCTTCTGATGGGCAGAAATACGGAAAAATATCAGAAATACCTTAGATGGTCACATCGTCTATGGGGTTACCTTTTTTTCTCCCTTTATGTATTTATTTCGGTCATAATGTTTCAAAAAATGACCGGAGATTCCAGTGTACTGTTTGCAAAGGATGCCATTCATGCATATATTGGAGTAACCATTTTTCCAATAATAATTACTAAAATTTGTATTTCCCGTTTTTTTAAAAATTTTTATAAGAGCTTGCCGGCATATGGTATGCTTGCGATCATCCTGTTATATTTAACTACTTCCTTAAGTGCTGGTTATTATATACTCTATAC
The Candidatus Brocadiaceae bacterium DNA segment above includes these coding regions:
- the dprA gene encoding DNA-processing protein DprA, with amino-acid sequence MTEFEAILRLHMTKGLGIRTYQTLLERFGTPEAILHASKTKLEALSGIGPKLAYAITEESKNIDIEGEIKLAGKNNVQIIPYTSDRYPKHLNAIYDPPLILYVKGAIRETDLVALAIVGSRRCSYYGLSQAERFSRLLVQKGFCIVSGMARGIDTAAHQGAISSKGRTIAVLGSGLGTIYPRENIELSEQIALHGALVSEFPMNTPPDFRNFPPRNRLISGLSLGVVVIESSLKSGSLITARWALEQGKEVFAMPGNIDSLYSRGTHKLIKEGAKLVEDVADIIQELGPMAEILDDGDIPVENDPRNLSLNSHEKKIFSLLSCSPKYIDEIIQDACLPTSVVSSTLMILEIKKMAKQLSGKRFVKA
- a CDS encoding class II SORL domain-containing protein, translated to MSESTLFCQVNTVATGPADKAKTHVPVIEVAGEAKAGQPVTVKIKVGEVSHGMENGHFIQFVDLYCGHIYISRVDFTAELSKPEVSLSIVLHHGGKRTLRAFSRCNLHGIWEGTKDIDVSS
- a CDS encoding Hsp20/alpha crystallin family protein → MEKKEHPVVKKRKIAPDKCVVTGKGDWYFPLSDIYETPENFTIVIDMPGVDTEHIAIDLRENELIVNGEISFDAYTDEKVILNEYNVGHYHRHFVISDAINRNKVEAKMKDGVLTLNLPKAEHIKPRKIEVKEA
- the aroB gene encoding 3-dehydroquinate synthase, with amino-acid sequence MRTFAIALLFEKTTSFYRIKIKTRMQIIPINLSSNGYSIYISRGLLNTFGEILVQETGPCKTLLITDKNMESLYGRIVTDSLVRNKFDVRSISLMPGEEQKTIETALTLYDACFDHRLDRGSLVVALGGGVVGDISGYIAATFMRGIPFVQIPTSLLAQVDSSIGGKVAVNHPKGKNMIGSFYQPRAVFIDTNTLLTLPEVEFVAGLVEIIKYGVIKDIKLFEFLEKSLHEILQLSYNALLKIITASCQIKATIVEEDEKEKHLRAILNYGHTIGHAIETLTSYKKYRHGEAVAIGMLYASKIAVEMGLADSVVLERQYSLLERLKLPLKMDLASDDIIKTLYSDKKTIAGKLRFILPKQIGEVIISDNVTEAVLSRVLSTRF
- a CDS encoding Hsp20/alpha crystallin family protein, translated to MNLINWDSLNPLDNLSHIQGEMSDLFDFLSSSHPATGYVGAEFPQIVVSITKENLIVRAELPGMCSADLGVEVVDDVLTIKGERKGATDLDIAYLRRERSSGTFARSVVLPEKVDTEKVTATYKNGVLMVTLPRSPETKPKRVAIQ
- a CDS encoding bifunctional folylpolyglutamate synthase/dihydrofolate synthase, with the translated sequence MKTNNKNYFQIYEEAVSFLHNALDYEKLISYQYNASTFSLDRMEKFLAYVENPHKNFPSVHITGTKGKGSTAIMISTILENAGLTTGLFTSPHIIDLKERIQINHRHISEADFISCISILRPYIQQLQETEPKASPTFFEILTVIGMLYFKMRQVSMAVLEVGLGGRLDSTNVVIPQVSVITNIGLDHTSILGNTLSEIAYEKAGIIKKGVPVVSAVDKPAALSVIDKTCRAKDAKLYLLGKDILIEKAQNVEKDGTRGLLCTIQTWHQTYENIFLPVVGIHQAKNCALALGAMDILQEQGYLSIDEKIIRKALAQAHCPARIEVVSKKPLILLDFSHTAESMRFLKKTILENFVFHHLILVLGFSRDKDLNAILKEIVPVGDKIIVTQSKNPRAALPEDLCRSIEKINGIRPEILPGIQDAVIKAKRIASPEDLICITGSVYVAGEAKQALRLAL
- a CDS encoding c-type cytochrome, which gives rise to MKKIGSYLFPCLLTVSSLYCLSADSSSAYGKEGESVNAKKIFEYKCKTCHGSDGKGTKRGQALKSQDLSDPEWQASRTDKEILETITNGKNKMPAWKERLTPEEIEALAKYVRKLKAK
- a CDS encoding cytochrome c codes for the protein MVKTKVFFAALFACILGTLTCFFGASAVNASNTDAKEIYLKHCKTCHGVDGEPTDLGTGLGARRFADQEWQEKTTDERIIEQINEGTPDMMMGFKEKLTPEEIKALVGVIRGFKK